The following is a genomic window from Thermodesulfobacteriota bacterium.
GCCGAGCACCGCGAACGCGTGCGTTCCCACGAGCATCCCCCCGAGGCGAAACACCCCGGAGTGCGCCAGCGCCTCCAGCACGCGCGGGCCGCCGACGTTTCGGTGGCCACCGCCCCAGCCTGGCGAAGCATGGCGCTCAGGCGCTCCACGTCGCCGCGCTCGGCGCGGGCCTCGGCGCGCTCGGCGAAGGTAGCGCTTCTCCAGGCGCGCGATCGTCTCGTCGTAGGGTCCCAGGTACGCCTGCTTCTTGGCTCCCGCCACGCCTTCTCGGATCGTCGTAACCCCGCACGCGCTCCGGAAGCATCCGCTCCAGGGCCGCGCACGCGAAGTAACCGGCAATCCTCGGCTGCCCTCGCTGCTCCCAGACGAGCCCATACCGGAGCATGGTGACCACCGAATCTCGGTCGTAGTGCATGGCAGGCCCTCCCCGTCGGTTGTGGCGTCGTCCGTCCTCTCAGGGTCTCAACGGCTCCGTTCCCTCGCTCAGGATCTTCAGATACTCCTCGTAGGCCTGTTCCTTTCAGTCCCCTTGGGTGCCGGCAAGTCGAGCTCTCCAGAGGAGCCAGCCGCCTGCGAGCACCATCGCGGCGCTCAGGACCTGCCCCATGCTGAGCCCGCCCAGCACGAGCCCCAGGTGGGCGTCGGGCTCCCGGGTGAGCTCCACCAGGAAGCGCAGCACCCCATACCCGGCGACGAAGGCTCCGCACCGCAGCCCCTGCGGGCTGCCGGGAGAGCGCCCGGCCCACCAGACCAGCACCCAGAGGATGGGCCCTTCCAAGAAGGCTTCGTAGAGCTGGCTGGGGTGTCTCGGAAGGGGCCCGGCCCCCGGGAACACCATGGCCCAGGGCACCGACGAGACCCGGCCGTAGAGCTCTCCGTTGACGAAGTTGGCCAGGCGCCCGAAGAAGAGGCCCAGGGGTGCGGCGAGGGCCAGAACGTCGCCCGCGGCCAGCAGGCTCACTCCCCTCCCCCGCGCAAACCACCACGCCCCCAGCGCCGCCCCGGCGAGCCCCCCGTGGAAGCTCATGCCGCCCTCCCACAGGGCGAAGAGGCGCAGGGGGTTTGCGGCGAAGTGGGGCAGATTGTAAAAGACCGCGTACCCCAGCCGGGCTCCCCCGACGACTCCCAGCACCAGGGCTCCCAGCAGGG
Proteins encoded in this region:
- the lgt gene encoding prolipoprotein diacylglyceryl transferase; protein product: MIPYPDLDPVAFRLGPLAVRWYGLAYLAGFWAAHASVRRAARRGRLPLAPEDADALLGALVLGVVGGARLGYAVFYNLPHFAANPLRLFALWEGGMSFHGGLAGAALGAWWFARGRGVSLLAAGDVLALAAPLGLFFGRLANFVNGELYGRVSSVPWAMVFPGAGPLPRHPSQLYEAFLEGPILWVLVWWAGRSPGSPQGLRCGAFVAGYGVLRFLVELTREPDAHLGLVLGGLSMGQVLSAAMVLAGGWLLWRARLAGTQGD